One window of the Cydia amplana chromosome 26, ilCydAmpl1.1, whole genome shotgun sequence genome contains the following:
- the LOC134660221 gene encoding zinc finger protein OZF-like: protein MEQLAMGCSVVLERLRDDATVHSGGKPYGCGHCDEHFINKFILRKHIHDTHLSSGSKKFTCDFCSFTFRTKLLVFEHEKKEHGVTNFMCAECEYSTSSKKSLRIHIKSHSAENLFNSQYKSEIHKHQKIGEKPLKCTKRGLKCSVKSNLRRHQKTHTRRHQKPYTCCHCGYKCRDSSYLKIHQMIHTGAKPFQCSYCDYSCRQKGHLLSHQRTHTGEKPFQCSNCDYKCSRKSDLKKHIMIHTGTKPFQCSNCDYACMQKRNLVIHQMKHTGEKPFRCSHCEYRFSTKRILLSHQRTHTGEKLFQCSHCDYKCRNKSDLKIHMMIHTGTKPFQCSNCNFRCRKKGNLLRHQRTHTGEKPFQCSYCDYRFRQKVHLLVHQRTHTGEKPFQCRHCDYKCSRKSHLKKHIMIHTGTKPFQCSNCDYTCMQKRNLLSHQRTHTGEKPFQCSNCDYKCRRKYELKIHIMTHTGAKPFQCSICDYSCTQKRYLLVHQRTHTGEKPFQCSHCDYKFSLKSSLKRHMMIHTGTKPSQVAQSCII from the coding sequence ATGGAACAGCTCGCGATGGGTTGTTCCGTGGTGCTCGAGCGCCTCCGTGACGACGCGACTGTTCACAGTGGAGGCAAACCATATGGCTGCGGACACTGTGAcgaacattttataaataagtttattttaagaaaacacATACATGATACTCACTTATCGTCTGGATCCAAGAAATTTACTTGTGatttttgtagttttacatTTCGAACTAAATTGCTtgtatttgagcatgaaaaaaAGGAACACGGTGttacaaatttcatgtgtgctgAATGTGAGTATTCAACAAGTTCCAAGAAGAGTTTGCGGATCCATATAAAGAGTCACTCTGCGGAGAATCTATTTAATAGTCAGTATAAAAGTGAAATACACAAACACCAAAAAATTGGGGAAAAGCCTCTTAAGTGTACGAAGCGTGGTCTCAAATGCAGTGTTAAATCAAACCTGCGACGTCACCAGAAGACGCACACCAGAAGACACCAAAAGCCGTACACATGTTGTCATTGTGGTTACAAGTGCCGTGATAGCTCATACTTAAAAATACACCAGATGATACATACTGGGGCGAAGCCGTTTCAGTGTAGCTACTGCGACTACAGCTGCAGGCAGAAAGGACACTTGCTATCACACCAGAGGACACACACCGGGGAGAAGCCTTTTCAGTGTAGTAACTGCGATTACAAATGCAGTCGAAAATCAGAcctaaaaaaacacattatgatacACACTGGGACGAAGCCATTTCAATGTAGCAACTGCGACTACGCGTGCATGCAGAAACGAAACTTGGTAATACACCAGATGAAACACACCGGGGAGAAGCCATTTCGATGTAGCCACTGCGAATACAGGTTCAGCACGAAAAGAATCTTGCTAAGCCATCAGAGGACACACACCGGGGAGAAGCTTtttcagtgtagccactgtgattacaaatgccGTAACAAATCAGACCTGAAGATACACATGATGATACACACTGGGACGAAGCCATTTCAATGTAGCAACTGCAACTTCAGGTGCAGGAAGAAAGGAAACTTGCTAAGACATCAGAGGACACACACCGGGGAGAAGCCTTTTCAGTGTAGCTACTGCGACTACAGGTTCAGGCAGAAAGTACACTTGCTAGTTCACCAGAGGACACACACCGGGGAGAAGCCTTTTCAGTGTAGGCACTGCGATTACAAATGCAGTCGAAAATCACAcctaaaaaaacacattatgatacACACTGGGACGAAGCCATTTCAATGTAGCAATTGCGACTACACGTGCATGCAGAAACGAAACTTGCTATCACACCAGAGGACACACACCGGGGAGAAGCCTTTTCAGTGTAGTAACTGCGATTACAAATGCAGGCGAAAATATGAACTGAAAATACACATAATGACACACACTGGGGCGAAGCCATTTCAATGTAGCATCTGCGACTACAGTTGCACGCAGAAAAGATACTTGCTAGTTCACCAGAGGACACACACCGGAGAGAAGCCTtttcagtgtagccactgtgattacaaattcAGTCTAAAATCAAGCCTAAAAAGGCACATGATGATACACACTGGGACGAAGCCATCCCAAGTAGCACAAAGCTGCATTATATAA
- the LOC134660222 gene encoding uncharacterized protein LOC134660222 has protein sequence MDTDLQSDLVLRLQGGGDGENSSPAEAGASTGHPKDGFRPFQDAQGRWVFHDEDVPPGTAVDSTRSPPKPARGLSERRQPVVRIERMPERVPSLGREEFFSPMRIDTGDLPGDGVFFSPVPTDGETAESDVSLTAQMAAGRKRQRSSGSDTGASPSGEASDLAERGKSASGPSKRGTGRQPSTARHAGLTKEKAKRRELELQTEEDLMAASKMVTLRRLARHPDSFGTTSGSDDEENRTVLALNQQVRDSLGLIKDVATKSKNLKGTYQRILKEAVAAIREAVGEMRGRTVSDETRRLAAENARLKAEMAELRKEMGDLRTSLGQRLEGTRQETTTSPAREQGDLERNIVAKVTEMMGTRLSALEEKLLPQQPTQVSSAPTPSKAGSSPPGHTPAPTNPAATTAKPQQPAAPRKAQEGKGRNKTKALLRTPRSAAVVLTLETGAEERGVTYGTLITEAKSKISLDGLGITGLRFRRAVTGAAILEIPGPDTTSGNQADSLAAKLRETLNVADVRISRPVKCAEMRISGLDDSVTEEELAAAVAKVGGCALEAVKVGRISRAPTGLGTAWARCPVAAAKKVAEGRLLVGWASANVKLLESRPLRCFRCLVPGHVRKGCTSEIDRSDQCYRCGQSGHRARDCTAAPHCTLCTAAGKSADHSAGSSTCAMGAKAPKRMSRKVTNKSGTPGVAAPLAAQEGPISNAPNDEVN, from the exons ATGGACACCGATTTGCAGAGTGATTTGGTATTGAGGCTGCAAGGAGGGGGTGATGGGGAGAATAGCAGTCCGGCGGAGGCAGGAGCCTCCACTGGCCACCCCAAGGATGGATTCCGACCATTTCAGGACGCCCAGGGGCGCTGGGTGTTCCATGATGAGGACGTGCCTCCGGGGACGGCGGTGGATTCTACACGCTCCCCACCCAAACCCGCTAGGGGGCTTAGTGAGAGACGGCAACCCGTAGTGCGAATAGAACGCATGCCAGAAAGGGTCCCCTCTCTTGGCAGGGAGGAGTTCTTCTCCCCCATGAGAATAGACACGGGTGACCTCCCTGGGGACGGAGTATTTTTCTCTCCGGTGCCAACCGACGGGGAAACCGCCGAATCCGACGTTTCGCTGACTGCCCAAATGGCCGCAGGACGGAAGAGGCAGCGAAGCAGTGGTAGCGACACGGGAGCATCGCCGAGCGGCGAGGCTTCCGATCTTGCGGAGCGAGGAAAGTCCGCCTCGGGGCCCTCCAAGCGAGGAACAGGCCGCCAACCATCCACGGCGCGCCACGCCGGGCTAACCAAGGAAAAGGCTAAGCGCCGGGAGCTCGAGCTGCAAACTGAAGAGGACCTGATGGCCGCGTCCAAAATGGTGACGCTAAGACGGCTTGCCCGCCATCCGGATTCGTTTGGGACGACAAGTGGGTCAGACGACGAAGAAAACCGCACTGTCCTGGCCCTAAACCAGCAGGTGCGTGATAGTCTGGGGCTTATCAAGGACGTGGCCACCAAGTCCAAAAACCTAAAGGGCACGTACCAACGAATCCTGAAGGAGGCTGTGGCTGCGATCAGGGAAGCTGTCGGTGAGATGAGGGGCCGGACTGTCTCcgatgagacgaggaggctcgcCGCCGAAAACGCTCGCCTTAAGGCGGAAATGGCCGAGCTCCGTAAGGAGATGGGCGACTTGCGCACTAGCCTTGGGCAGCGCCTCGAAGGGACGCGCCAAGAGACGACGACATCACCTGCTCGGGAGCAAGGTGACTTAGAGCGCAATATCGTGGCCAAGGTGACTGAAATGATGGGTACAAGGTTGAGCGCCCTGGAGGAGAAACTGCTCCCACAGCAACCTACTCAGGTGTCGTCTGCTCCCACACCTTCCAAAGCAGGAAGCTCTCCCCCCGGTCACACTCCAGCACCTACCAACCCAGCGG CGACGACTGCGAAGCCGCAACAGCCGGCGGCACCGCGGAAAGCGCAAGAAGGGAAGGGTCGCAATAAGACCAAGGCGCTACTGCGCACCCCGCGGTCAGCCGCCGTAGTCCTCACCCTGGAGACGGGAGCAGAAGAGAGGGGCGTTACCTACGGAACGTTGATCACGGAGGCCAAGTCCAAAATTTCCCTGGATGGGCTCGGTATCACCGGTCTAAGGTTCCGTAGGGCAGTGACAGGGGCGGCAATCCTGGAGATCCCAGGCCCAGACACCACCAGCGGCAACCAAGCAGACTCTCTTGCTGCCAAGTTGAGGGAGACGCTTAATGTGGCCGACGTCCGCATCTCTAGGCCGGTAAAATGCGCGGAGATGCGCATTTCCGGCCTGGATGACTCGGTTACAGAGGAAGAGCTCGCCGCTGCCGTGGCGAAAGTTGGAGGGTGTGCCCTAGAGGCAGTGAAAGTTGGCCGGATCTCCCGCGCGCCAACAGGCCTGGGCACAGCGTGGGCTCGCTGCCCCGTAGCAGCCGCCAAGAAAGTGGCTGAGGGGCGACTCCTCGTCGGTTGGGCTTCGGCAAACGTGAAGCTGCTGGAGTCCCGACCCCTGAGGTGCTTCCGCTGCCTGGTGCCTGGCCATGTTAGGAAGGGGTGCACCTCAGAAATCGACCGCAGTGACCAGTGCTACCGATGCGGTCAATCTGGTCACCGGGCCAGGGACTGCACCGCCGCGCCCCACTGCACTCTGTGCACTGCAGCGGGCAAATCTGCTGACCACAGTGCCGGCAGCAGTACCTGCGCGATGGGGGCTAAAGCCCCAAAACGCATGTCCCGGAAGGTGACCAACAAATCAGGCACCCCTGGAGTGGCGGCGCCTCTGGCTGCACAAGAGGGCCCGATTAGCAATGCGCCAAATGACGAGGTCAACTAA
- the LOC134660223 gene encoding serine/arginine repetitive matrix protein 2-like, which yields MRDLPGGDVYWSPLQTDTESETTDCDGSLHGPTSGQSGEARKRLLSEEDGSGASDGDASVSGARPGYGPNKRGRGNCVGAARAKAKCSGPEQPLETTPQPTEAVAGPPIAAAPSRRESLPDLRVVLTRCDRELVASNERSRSRSPNFDDGPGTSTIVAPTRRGRGRTPTTGEYVRYAKAVEAANKAKREELRLRNEEEAEKFCRSLGTRQVRLSETSTDDEVNLNDRVRASLEAIDMVAQKSSHLKGTFQKALKDSAKEMKKVFEVLRTHTVSDETRQLEAENKRLKAELADVRSELRKIREDMQRFEMSHRSSLPTEEMNEAQSVPSGPHPPAPSKKKAKPNEPAALDIESIVQAVTKQVGSMINARFDGLEKEGRLLPAQSLRPPLASDKRKESAANVVQKPAKSVVPIAGKKGPPNYTEEPQKISGKGKGKGKKSAVPQPNVNQSTATFRTQPASACPSTGEEWQKVGPKGKRKKKTTKAVSKTQPKQKQQPKKARKLVPPRSSAVVLTLLPEAVEKGVTYAKVLTEAKSRVDLAGLGITALRIKRAITGGTVLEVPGTTSGDKADQLARALVEKLGPEAVRVSRPVKCAELRLTELDDSISPEVVVAAIASVGQCPAALVKTGEVRRGLRRLGTLWVRCPVTAAKKITQAGRLELGWGLSAKVSLLEERPMRCFRCLQTGHTGAQCIASEDYSNHCYNCGQPGHKRSACSGSPQCILCHAAGKPADHKIGSKACTNPKPKTKHAGDGPRAPSQAVIPSTGAVEEAEMEIVTTDN from the coding sequence ATGCGCGACCTGCCTGGTGGGGACGTTTACTGGTCGCCGCTGCAAACAGACACCGAAAGCGAGACGACCGACTGCGACGGCTCGCTGCATGGTCCCACCTCCGGCCAATCCGGGGAAGCGCGGAAGCGGCTCCTGAGCGAGGAGGACGGGTCGGGGGCATCTGATGGTGATGCTTCCGTCTCCGGAGCAAGGCCCGGCTACGGGCCAAATAAGAGAGGACGAGGAAACTGTGTGGGTGCGGCCCGAGCCAAAGCTAAGTGCTCGGGGCCGGAGCAGCCACTCGAGACCACCCCACAGCCCACGGAGGCCGTGGCGGGGCCCCCGATCGCAGCGGCCCCCTCGCGGAGAGAATCTCTCCCGGATTTGCGGGTGGTGCTGACCCGCTGCGACCGCGAGCTTGTGGCCTCAAATGAAAGGTCGCGATCTAGGTCGCCGAATTTTGACGATGGTCCTGGTACCTCGACAATTGTAGCGCCTACACGCAGAGGAAGAGGCCGGACTCCCACCACGGGGGAATATGTCCGTTATGCAAAGGCTGTTGAAGCGGCCAATAAGGCGAAGCGCGAAGAACTGCGGCTTCGCAACGAAGAAGAGGCGGAGAAATTTTGTCGGTCTTTAGGAACCCGCCAAGTGAGATTATCGGAAACGTCCACCGACGACGAGGTGAACCTTAACGATCGCGTCCGTGCCAGCCTGGAAGCCATCGACATGGTGGCCCAAAAGTCCAGTCATCTTAAGGGCACCTTTCAAAAGGCCCTGAAGGACTCAGCCAAGGAAATGAAGAAGGTCTTTGAGGTGCTGAGGACACACACGGTATCCGACGAAACCCGGCAACTAGAGGCAGAGAACAAGCGCCTTAAAGCGGAACTGGCAGATGTCCGCTCTGAACTCCGGAAAATTCGCGAGGACATGCAACGCTTTGAAATGTCGCATCGGAGCTCGCTTCCCACAGAGGAAATGAACGAGGCTCAATCTGTGCCGTCGGGACCTCATCCACCGGCGCCATCCAAAAAGAAGGCTAAGCCTAACGAACCTGCGGCCCTAGACATAGAGAGCATTGTCCAGGCTGTTACAAAGCAAGTAGGTAGCATGATTAATGCTCGATTTGACGGTTTAGAGAAGGAAGGCAGACTATTGCCAGCTCAAAGTCTCCGTCCACCACTAGCAAGCGACAAGAGGAAAGAGTCGGCTGCTAACGTCGTCCAAAAGCCCGCGAAGTCAGTGGTCCCTATCGCCGGTAAGAAGGGACCACCAAACTATACTGAGGAGCCGCAAAAGATCAGCGGCAAGGGCAAGGGCAAGGGCAAGAAAAGCGCTGTCCCACAGCCCAATGTCAACCAGAGCACGGCGACCTTTCGGACCCAGCCAGCATCTGCATGTCCCTCTACAGGGGAAGAATGGCAAAAGGTAGGCCCCAAGGGCAAAAGGAAAAAGAAGACGACCAAAGCTGTTTCCAAAACACAACCGAAACAGAAACAGCAACCAAAGAAGGCGCGCAAATTGGTACCCCCGCGTTCTTCAGCGGTGGTTTTGACACTGCTCCCAGAGGCAGTAGAAAAGGGGGTAACGTATGCGAAAGTCCTTACGGAGGCCAAGAGCAGGGTCGATTTGGCTGGACTCGGCATTACTGCATTACGGATCAAGCGCGCTATCACTGGGGGCACCGTTCTAGAGGTCCCGGGAACTACCAGTGGTGACAAGGCCGACCAACTGGCCAGAGCGCTGGTGGAAAAACTAGGTCCAGAAGCTGTTCGGGTATCAAGACCGGTAAAATGCGCAGAGCTCCGGCTGACAGAGTTGGACGACTCAATATCGCCCGAGGTGGTAGTAGCTGCGATCGCCAGCGTCGGCCAGTGCCCGGCAGCACTGGTAAAGACCGGCGAGGTTCGTCGAGGTCTTAGAAGACTCGGCACTCTGTGGGTGCGCTGCCCTGTCACGGCAGCCAAGAAAATCACTCAGGCTGGTCGCCTTGAACTCGGTTGGGGCCTCTCGGCTAAAGTTAGCTTGCTGGAAGAAAGACCCATGAGGTGCTTTCGCTGCCTACAGACGGGGCACACTGGGGCCCAATGCATAGCGTCTGAAGACTACAGCAACCACTGCTACAACTGCGGTCAACCAGGACATAAGAGGTCAGCTTGCTCAGGATCACCTCAATGTATCCTGTGTCATGCTGCGGGAAAACCTGCGGACCATAAAATCGGGTCCAAAGCATGCACCAATCCCAAACCAAAGACAAAACACGCTGGCGATGGCCCCCGGGCCCCCTCCCAGGCTGTTATCCCCTCCACCGGTGCGGTGGAAGAGGCTGAGATGGAGATCGTAACAACCGACAATTAA